Genomic segment of Leuconostoc mesenteroides subsp. mesenteroides:
CTTGCCCTCCTTTAATTGGTGAGTAAGTTAAGTCCGTAATACTAAAACCATCATTAACCATCATTTGTGTTACTTTTTGTAATACTTGTTTATGAACAGCTGTATCTTTTATAATACCGTTCTTACCAACATTTTCGCGTCCAGCTTCAAACTGCGGTTTAATTAAGGCCACAATATTACCACCCATAGTAATAATGTTAGCTAGTGCTGGCAAAATCAGCCCCAAAGAAATAAATGAAACATCGATTGTAGCAAATTCTGGTTGCCCATATTTAAAATCGGCTAATTTTGAATAGCGAAAGTTTGTATTTTCCATAACTTTCACACGATCATCGTTTCGTAACTTCCAAGCGAGTTGGTTTGTCCCCACATCTAATGCATAAACTAGTTTGGCGCCATTTTGAAGTGAAACATCAGTAAACCCCCCTGTGGAAGAGCCGATATCTAACACTATCTTGTTTTCAACGACAATATCAAAATCATTCAGTGCCTTTTCTAACTTCAATCCCCCACGGGATACATATTTTAACTGCTCACCTTTAAAATGTAGTTCCGTTGTCACAGGAATTTTTTCACCCGCCTTATCTAAACGTTCTTCATTATTGCCGAGAATCTGACCAGCCATTACAGCACGTTTTGCTTGCTCCCGTGACTGAAACAAACCTTGTTGGACCAGCAATACATCAACACGCTCTTTTTCAATACTCATTTTTCATCTCCAATTAAACTAACAAAATCATCCAGCAAACTTCGATCAAATTGTTGATCTTGTTCAACAGTATTAGCTAATATTTCTTGTGTCGAGAAGAGGTATTGGTCAAGCACCCTTTGTGCCTCTTTAACACCCACTATGTGTGGCAATGAGTTCACATCTTCTACCTGATCTTGCTGATAATCATCTAAATCATCTTGAATTTGAAAGGCCAATCCAAAATTTTCACCAAAATCATACATTGCTTTCTTAGGATCAAAATGGTTATCCTCAACGTTGGCATTTTGATGGGTCAATATCGCCCCCAGCGTTGTTGTATACCTTATCAAGGCTGCAGTCTTCATGCTATAAACATCATTTAACAGCCAATTTGTAGTAGCATTGTGTTCTTTATTGTGATTATCCATATCATGGAGTTGCCCTAGAACCATTCCTGATCCACCTGCTTCGTGAGCTAAGTTTTGCGTAATGAGTAGCAATTCTTCAGTTGAAAGGCTCTCCTCAGCACTGCATGAGCTGTTAGCAGTCGCTATGATTTCAAAGGCGCCAGTTAATAATGCATCACCGACTAAAATAGCATTAGCCTCACCATATAATGCATGAACACTGGGTTTGCCACGCCGTAACATATCATTATCCATTGCCGGCAAATCATCATGAACAAGGGAGTATGAATGAATCCACTCAATTGCCGTTGCTACCTTCAATATACTTGGTGTGATAGATTTTCCAAAACTTGCAACAACTGCTAATGTCAGCAAGGGGCGCATCCTTTTTCCGCCATTCAAAACTGCGTACTTCATCATAGCAATTAAATCATCATCTGCAGAAACTTTTGATAAATCATCTGCTAATTGCTGATTAATTTTTGGGAGCCATTCTTTTTGAAAATTTTTCAAATCAATCATTAGTTAATTCCAAATCTGATAATTCATTATCATTATCTATAACTTTCGCCAAGGTATCTTCAGCATCTTTCAAGGTTTTTTGTAAATCTTTGACCAAACCAACACCAGTTTGAAAATCGGCCAAAGCCGTTTCTAAGGGGCGATCTCCCTTTTCTAACTGACTCACGATACTTTCCAATTGTTGTAACTTATCTTCAAATGTGAATTGTTCTTCACTCATGCTGTACTCCTGTTATTTTTGCCGTGGCATGCCCATCAGAAAAGCGCATGTCGATTTCATCATTAATCGTAATATCTGTTGTACTACGAACTACTTTTTTATCATACTCAACAATTGCATAACCACTAGATAAGATTTTCAAAGGACTTACTAAGTCTAACTTAGTACTTAATAATTGTAATCTTTCTTGTATAGGTTGCAATAAACTACGTTGCAAATGTTGCTGTCGTTGCAAAATCGCTACTACTTTATATTTTTCATTAATTACTCTTTGTTTTGTTAGCTGTTGTAGTGAATGCGATAACTGATCTATTCGTTGGTTATATCCCGTGTATAAACGATCCGGTTGCTGAAAAATAACATGCGTTGCAACTCGATTTAATCGTTGTTGCCTCATGTCAATCATCTGTTTAATTCGTGCTATTTGCCGTAAATGTAATTCTTGCAAACGAGTGGTCAATTGTTGTAGTGTTATCGGTGTTGCTAGTTCTGCTGCGGCCGTAGGCGTGGCTGCACGCCGATCAGAAACAAAATCTACTAAGGTATTATCTGTTTCATGTCCAACTGAACTAATCACCGGTGTCTGCATACTGGCAATCGTTCGCGCCAAATTTTCATCGTTAAAAGCCCACAAGTCTTCAATGGAACCACCGCCACGTCCAACAATTACCGTGTCAAAATCCATGTTATCAATCCGTTGAAGCTGCCGAATAATAGTTGGTGCTGCCTTTTCGCCTTGCACCACTGCTGGAAATAAAATCACCTGAGCACTTGGAAAACGTCGTTGCACTGTACGAGCAATATCTTCAATAACCGCTCCAGTTGGTGAAGTAATTACTGCTATTTTTTTAGGGAATATTGGTAATTGCTTTTTTAGCAAATCAAACAATCCTTCAGCCTGTAATTTACGCTTTAGTTGTTCATAAGCTAAAAATAGTTCACCGACACCATCGGGAGTCATTGACTCCAAAATGATGGAATATGAACCTCGTGGTTCATATATTTCCACTCGCCCAACCGCATTAATTTTCATTCCCTCTTCAGGTTGAAATTTAATACGCCGTTCATAGCCAAACATTGATGCACTAATCACAGCATTGCTTTCACTATCCTTAATAGAAAAATATAGATGTGGCCCGCGACGGCGACCCATATTAGAAATTTCACCGGTAACATAGACTTTGGCTAAATACGGATCAGCATCAAATTTTCTTTTTAAATAAGCAGTCAATGCACTGACCGTTAAGTACTTATTTTGTTCTTTTTCCATTTTTCCTTTAGCCTACTTAATTCAATAACATGTAAATTCTACTACAATTATACATTAAAATCTGCATAAAAAAACAACTAACCTAAGTTAGTTGTTAGTTTGGCATGCCAGATTCGCTCTGACTGGCGGCTATTGATTGTCACATCAATAACAAAGTCGCGTCACCACAGTGCAAGCACTGTTAGTCAAGTGAGATAAGCGAGTTCCACAACAACACTTATCACCTACATCTATACGAGACTTGTGATTGAACACAGTAGGCCGCAATCAGCGCTAATTTTTCAAGCGCTTCGACTCATCGCATAAGTTAATTATATCAATAAATCATAAAATAGTCAAAAACTATTATGATTATTTCAGTATAATCAAACAAATGATTTTGTTTACACCAGTGAGCCAAATCGTTATAATGATAACCATGATAAAATTAACGAAACTCGAAAAAACCTACATTAGCCGTATTGCTAACCCTACTAAAACAGCCTTAGAAAATTTAATTGTACCTACGTCTGATTTAAATGATAAGGTTAGACTAGCTCAATACACTATCGATATCTATGAATTAGGGGAACTAAATAATGTCAAAACCACGGTTTCAAAACACATATTAGATTTTACCTGTCTAGATAACAATAAGCGCTTACGTGTAACTGGTTATATTGAGATAGATTAGGCGCAGTTACTTAGTCTGCCTCACCTACCTCTTCCTTTTCTGCTTGTTTCTGTTCATTAACAATATGTTCAAGTTGCTCATTAAACCATGTGGAAATTTTAGCCTTCACACTTTCAGCATCATCCACATATGTGGCAACAGAACTTGCTAATGATATTTTCAAATGGGATTGACTCTCGAATTCATTTTCAGCAATCATATACAAATTGACATCTAATGCGTCATTTTCTTGCCAAACTAATTTTCGTAATTGGTTTTGATAGCGCAAGGGTAAATTGATAACATTCGTCTCAACACTTAAGGTTGTCCCCATGGATTCTACCCCACCATTAATTTGCAATTCAAGATGTATAAAGTTTTCATTTTCAATATTTGAATCAATTTCTGAAAAAAGTAGATCAAGCGGAATTGTTTCATCATCAGCTACGTCTATTCTCTTTGTATAGAATGTTTCGTTTTCGATATTGACTAATGCACGTTCACCTGTAATTTGCATCAAAAATCCCCTTTTATTTTCGTAATAATAATTTTTTTCAAAGTTTCTTTCTATTATAAACATAATTAACATCAAATACCAAAATAAAAAAAGAGTTCAAATGAACTCTTTTTTATTTAGAATTTATGTGGCATGTGATGCCAGAAATCTTCTTTATTTGTCTGACGTGTACGAGCAATCCCCATTGCATGTTCTGGTATGTCATTTGTAATTGTTGACCCAGCAGCAGTAATTGATTCTTGAGCAATGTTAACTGGTGCAACAATTTTGGTATTTGAGCCAATAAACGCACGGTCTCCAACAGTTGAATTAAACTTATTCACCCCATCATAATTAACAAATATTGTACCTGCTCCAATATTCACTTCTTGGCCAATAGTAGCGTTACCTATGTAAGTGAGATGTCCTGCTTTAGTATTTTTACCTAGTCCAGCATTCTTGACCTCGACAAAATTACCAACATGAACATTGTCTTCTAAATGCGCAGCTGGTCGCAAATGTGCATATGGTCCCACTGTGGTACCATTTTTTAGAATAGCATCTTCAATGTGTGAGGATGTAATCACGTTATTATCACCAATCACACTGTCTACGATTCGTGACCCTTGTGTAATAATATTATTTATACCGATGGTCGTTTTGCCTAAAATAGTCACGCCACCCTCAATTAAGGTATCGGGCCCAATTTTTACCGTCGAATCAATATATGTATTCGCTGGGTCTAAAAGTTCAACACCATCAACCATTAATTGATGATTAATTCTCTCATGCATCACACGGTTAGCTGTTGCTAATGCTACTCGATCATTAACTCCTAATGATTCTGTAAAGTCTTGAAGTGTGTGTGCACCAATCTGTTCTCCTGAGCGTCGCAAAATGTTAAGCGTGTCAGGTAAATAGTATTCGCCTTGCGCATTATTGTTTTGTACTTTTGCTAGTGATTCAAATAGTAAACGATTATTGAATACATATACACCTGTATTAATTTCTTTAATACGTCGTTCTGTAATACTAGCATCTTTTTGTTCAATAATTTTCTGAACCGTCTCATCTTCTCCACGAACAATGCGACCATACCCAGTGGGATCATTAGCAATGGCAGTTAATACGGTCACAGCGTTATTTGAACGTTCATGCTCTGCAATGAAACCTTGTAAGGTTTCGGAACGAAACATTGGCGTGTCGCCAGACATAATTAGTGTAACACCATCACTGTCTTTAAGTGCTGATTCAGCTTGACGCACAGCATGCCCAGTACCAAGTTGTTGAGATTGCAGTACAAATGAACTACGCTTACCAACATGTTCTTGGACACGTTCAGCACCAACTCCAATAACAGTGATTAACTTATCTGTCTTAAGTGGTTCGACAGCATCTAGCACCCAGTCAATCATAGTTTGCCCAGCCACACTATGCAACACTTTTGGAGTTGTTGATTTCATTCTTGAGCCATTTCCTGCTGCCAATATTAATACGTTTATATTGCTCATGTTTAATTAAGCCTCGTGTTTAAATATTTCGTTCAAGTAATTACCCGGTGTAACCAAAATTGGATCACCATTTTTTAAATTTGTGTCAACATGCAATAATGATGTAAAGTGGTCAAGTAATCTGGTCGTTGAACGGCCTTCAGCAAATACTGCAGTACCAACAACCGTACCGTCAAATTCACCAACTAAGGTTTGCATCCCTTGAATTGTTCCGCCAGCTTTCATAAAGTCATCTACAACCAACACACGTGAACCTGTGCGCAGTGAACGACGAGATAATTCCATTTTTTCGACACGCTTCGATGATCCAGTCAAATAATTTACAGACACAGTCGGACCTTCGGTGACTTTTGCATCGTCACGAACAATTACAAATGGTACATTTAACTGATCAGCAACAGCTTGTGCCAACGGAACACCCTTAGTCGCAGCAGTCATCACAGCATCAATATCATCGCGTATATATTGTGTTGCAATTAGACGTCCAGCTTGTCGCAAAATATCAGGACGACCTAACAAATCAGATAGATAGACATAACCACCAGGTAAGACTCGTGTCTCATCATTTACTAATCGACAAATATCATCAATAAATTCTGCTGCCTCGGATTCAGTCATGTAAGGAATAAAACGTGCTCCACCAGCAGCACCAGGCACTGTCTCTAATAGACCTGTACCACGTTCTTGAAATGTACGTTTGAGTATTGATAGGTCCTCAGAAATTGATGACTTCGCCGATTCATACCTTTTGGAAAAATAAGATAAAGATATCAACTTACGTGGGCGCTCAAGCATATAGCGCGCCATATCAACTAACCGGTCAGAACGACGTGTTTTCATGATGTGTGACGAACCAAAAAAGTTATTTTAGTCCGTTTCCTCCTAAACTTTTATTAATATTTACGACTAATTATACCATTTTTATTT
This window contains:
- a CDS encoding exodeoxyribonuclease VII small subunit, which produces MSEEQFTFEDKLQQLESIVSQLEKGDRPLETALADFQTGVGLVKDLQKTLKDAEDTLAKVIDNDNELSDLELTND
- the purR gene encoding pur operon repressor, with the translated sequence MKTRRSDRLVDMARYMLERPRKLISLSYFSKRYESAKSSISEDLSILKRTFQERGTGLLETVPGAAGGARFIPYMTESEAAEFIDDICRLVNDETRVLPGGYVYLSDLLGRPDILRQAGRLIATQYIRDDIDAVMTAATKGVPLAQAVADQLNVPFVIVRDDAKVTEGPTVSVNYLTGSSKRVEKMELSRRSLRTGSRVLVVDDFMKAGGTIQGMQTLVGEFDGTVVGTAVFAEGRSTTRLLDHFTSLLHVDTNLKNGDPILVTPGNYLNEIFKHEA
- the glmU gene encoding bifunctional UDP-N-acetylglucosamine diphosphorylase/glucosamine-1-phosphate N-acetyltransferase GlmU, which produces MSNINVLILAAGNGSRMKSTTPKVLHSVAGQTMIDWVLDAVEPLKTDKLITVIGVGAERVQEHVGKRSSFVLQSQQLGTGHAVRQAESALKDSDGVTLIMSGDTPMFRSETLQGFIAEHERSNNAVTVLTAIANDPTGYGRIVRGEDETVQKIIEQKDASITERRIKEINTGVYVFNNRLLFESLAKVQNNNAQGEYYLPDTLNILRRSGEQIGAHTLQDFTESLGVNDRVALATANRVMHERINHQLMVDGVELLDPANTYIDSTVKIGPDTLIEGGVTILGKTTIGINNIITQGSRIVDSVIGDNNVITSSHIEDAILKNGTTVGPYAHLRPAAHLEDNVHVGNFVEVKNAGLGKNTKAGHLTYIGNATIGQEVNIGAGTIFVNYDGVNKFNSTVGDRAFIGSNTKIVAPVNIAQESITAAGSTITNDIPEHAMGIARTRQTNKEDFWHHMPHKF
- a CDS encoding exodeoxyribonuclease VII large subunit; amino-acid sequence: MEKEQNKYLTVSALTAYLKRKFDADPYLAKVYVTGEISNMGRRRGPHLYFSIKDSESNAVISASMFGYERRIKFQPEEGMKINAVGRVEIYEPRGSYSIILESMTPDGVGELFLAYEQLKRKLQAEGLFDLLKKQLPIFPKKIAVITSPTGAVIEDIARTVQRRFPSAQVILFPAVVQGEKAAPTIIRQLQRIDNMDFDTVIVGRGGGSIEDLWAFNDENLARTIASMQTPVISSVGHETDNTLVDFVSDRRAATPTAAAELATPITLQQLTTRLQELHLRQIARIKQMIDMRQQRLNRVATHVIFQQPDRLYTGYNQRIDQLSHSLQQLTKQRVINEKYKVVAILQRQQHLQRSLLQPIQERLQLLSTKLDLVSPLKILSSGYAIVEYDKKVVRSTTDITINDEIDMRFSDGHATAKITGVQHE
- a CDS encoding TlyA family rRNA (cytidine-2'-O)-methyltransferase; translation: MSIEKERVDVLLVQQGLFQSREQAKRAVMAGQILGNNEERLDKAGEKIPVTTELHFKGEQLKYVSRGGLKLEKALNDFDIVVENKIVLDIGSSTGGFTDVSLQNGAKLVYALDVGTNQLAWKLRNDDRVKVMENTNFRYSKLADFKYGQPEFATIDVSFISLGLILPALANIITMGGNIVALIKPQFEAGRENVGKNGIIKDTAVHKQVLQKVTQMMVNDGFSITDLTYSPIKGGQGNIEFLAVLKRSNQAEISKHINIDRLLERTYEQLNHKETDHE
- a CDS encoding polyprenyl synthetase family protein, with amino-acid sequence MIDLKNFQKEWLPKINQQLADDLSKVSADDDLIAMMKYAVLNGGKRMRPLLTLAVVASFGKSITPSILKVATAIEWIHSYSLVHDDLPAMDNDMLRRGKPSVHALYGEANAILVGDALLTGAFEIIATANSSCSAEESLSTEELLLITQNLAHEAGGSGMVLGQLHDMDNHNKEHNATTNWLLNDVYSMKTAALIRYTTTLGAILTHQNANVEDNHFDPKKAMYDFGENFGLAFQIQDDLDDYQQDQVEDVNSLPHIVGVKEAQRVLDQYLFSTQEILANTVEQDQQFDRSLLDDFVSLIGDEK